The Cupriavidus sp. EM10 genome includes a region encoding these proteins:
- a CDS encoding NUDIX hydrolase: MKQRAVVATADMPFIKPKIRATVICVREEQVLLVSKDGVRWALPGGRPDDQESLVEAAWRELREETAIEAKSLTNAFQFIGATTVHHVFSAAVGKSATPKPRNEIKYLKWAPRELVDELTTSPTTRAIVSQYFLARAD; encoded by the coding sequence ATGAAACAACGAGCAGTGGTTGCAACGGCCGATATGCCTTTCATCAAGCCCAAAATCAGAGCTACGGTCATCTGCGTGCGCGAGGAGCAGGTGCTTCTCGTCTCGAAGGATGGCGTGCGCTGGGCCCTGCCGGGCGGGCGCCCCGATGACCAGGAATCGCTGGTGGAAGCCGCCTGGCGCGAGCTGCGGGAAGAAACCGCGATCGAGGCCAAGTCGCTGACCAATGCCTTCCAGTTCATCGGCGCCACGACCGTGCACCACGTCTTCTCGGCCGCCGTGGGCAAGTCGGCCACGCCCAAGCCCCGCAACGAGATCAAGTACCTGAAGTGGGCGCCGCGCGAGCTGGTCGACGAACTGACGACCAGCCCCACCACGCGGGCCATCGTGTCGCAGTACTTCCTCGCCAGGGCCGACTGA
- a CDS encoding CinA family protein has product MQPAEAAAHFMQRHALRLATAESCTAGLIASHIADIPGCGVTLKCAIVAYSPDAKEQILGVGADLIARHGLTSEAVSLAMARGVMRISQASVAVANTGVTDDGAPDGTPPGTQCFAWLIRLPGAAARICEYAETRRFQGDRTQIREAAALWALERIAHYHGMAMADAGRPGGTARA; this is encoded by the coding sequence ATGCAACCCGCTGAAGCCGCCGCCCATTTCATGCAGCGGCACGCGTTGCGGCTGGCCACTGCGGAATCGTGCACGGCCGGGCTGATCGCCTCGCATATTGCTGACATACCGGGCTGCGGCGTTACGCTCAAGTGCGCCATCGTCGCCTATTCGCCCGATGCCAAGGAGCAGATCCTGGGTGTTGGCGCGGACCTCATCGCGCGCCACGGCCTGACCAGCGAAGCGGTGTCGCTTGCCATGGCGCGCGGCGTGATGCGGATCAGCCAGGCCAGCGTGGCCGTGGCCAACACGGGGGTGACAGATGACGGCGCACCCGACGGCACGCCGCCGGGCACCCAGTGCTTTGCGTGGCTGATCCGCCTGCCGGGGGCCGCTGCGCGGATATGCGAGTACGCCGAGACGCGGCGCTTCCAGGGCGATCGCACGCAGATTCGCGAAGCCGCCGCGCTGTGGGCGCTCGAGCGCATTGCGCACTACCATGGAATGGCAATGGCCGACGCGGGGCGGCCCGGTGGCACGGCACGTGCATGA
- a CDS encoding cupin domain-containing protein yields the protein MEVARLVMLAGKQLPPHAVAGPLTIQCIEGEVEVALDHGSQRLKPGDLIYLAGNVRHDVKALSDASVLLTIVLMDGP from the coding sequence ATGGAAGTGGCCCGCCTGGTGATGCTGGCGGGCAAACAGCTGCCGCCACATGCCGTGGCCGGCCCGTTGACCATCCAGTGCATCGAGGGCGAAGTCGAAGTGGCGCTGGACCACGGATCGCAACGGTTGAAGCCTGGCGACCTGATCTACCTGGCCGGCAACGTGCGGCATGACGTCAAGGCGCTGTCCGATGCATCGGTGCTGCTGACGATCGTGTTGATGGACGGGCCGTAG
- a CDS encoding DUF421 domain-containing protein, which produces MDAFEATFEAIFGVGKDLAWYQMSSRAALVFVATWLLLRVAGRRTFAQKTAFDLCIMLLLGAILSRAVVGASPILGTLAAAAVLVFLHRLVCMISARWPAVDRAIGGRPIVVVKDGKEDRRARRRAMLSAEDLDAKARGALHMPGWDARHDKHSGPQSGAEWDVVLERDGQISFVKHPGPAPRKDPAPLTRTEDAHATR; this is translated from the coding sequence ATGGACGCATTCGAGGCCACTTTCGAGGCCATCTTCGGCGTTGGCAAGGATCTGGCGTGGTACCAGATGTCATCGCGTGCCGCGCTGGTCTTCGTCGCCACATGGCTGCTGCTGCGGGTGGCCGGCCGCCGCACCTTTGCCCAGAAGACCGCGTTCGATCTCTGCATCATGCTGCTGCTGGGCGCGATCCTGTCGCGCGCGGTGGTGGGTGCAAGTCCGATCCTGGGCACGCTGGCAGCGGCTGCCGTGCTGGTCTTCCTGCATCGGCTCGTCTGCATGATTTCCGCGCGATGGCCGGCGGTGGACCGGGCCATCGGCGGGCGTCCCATCGTCGTGGTGAAGGACGGCAAGGAGGATCGCCGCGCCCGCCGGCGGGCCATGCTGAGCGCTGAGGACCTGGACGCGAAAGCGCGTGGCGCGCTGCACATGCCCGGCTGGGACGCCCGGCACGACAAGCACAGCGGGCCGCAATCCGGGGCGGAATGGGATGTGGTGCTCGAACGCGATGGACAGATCTCGTTCGTCAAGCATCCCGGGCCGGCCCCTCGCAAGGACCCGGCGCCCCTCACCCGAACGGAGGATGCCCATGCAACCCGCTGA
- a CDS encoding organic hydroperoxide resistance protein codes for MTRIENVLYTGKVHITSGGRDGSARSDDGKLDINLSSPGSKGTGTNPEQLLAAGWSACFIGAIGLAAGKQKIKLPEDLSVDAEVDLGTAGAEYLLQARLRVHIPGIDREVAQALVDTAHKTCPYSKALHGNIHIETELV; via the coding sequence ATGACCCGCATCGAAAACGTCCTGTACACCGGCAAGGTCCACATCACGTCTGGCGGCCGCGACGGCTCGGCCCGCAGCGACGACGGCAAGCTCGACATCAACCTGTCGTCGCCGGGCAGCAAGGGCACTGGCACCAACCCCGAGCAGCTGCTGGCCGCCGGCTGGTCCGCCTGCTTCATCGGCGCCATCGGCCTGGCCGCCGGCAAGCAGAAGATCAAGCTGCCGGAAGACCTGTCGGTGGATGCCGAGGTCGATCTGGGCACGGCTGGCGCGGAATACCTGCTGCAGGCACGGCTACGCGTGCACATCCCCGGCATCGACCGCGAGGTGGCGCAGGCGCTGGTGGACACCGCGCACAAGACCTGCCCGTACTCGAAGGCGCTGCACGGCAACATCCATATCGAAACCGAGCTGGTCTGA
- a CDS encoding DUF2188 domain-containing protein: MSGKDVHVVPAPEGWAVEEAKTPEGRKLYATQEDAIEVATEMARQNKAELFIHGRDGQIRARNSFGHDPRSIRG; the protein is encoded by the coding sequence ATGAGCGGCAAAGACGTACACGTGGTGCCGGCCCCCGAAGGCTGGGCGGTGGAAGAGGCCAAAACCCCGGAGGGCCGGAAACTGTATGCCACGCAGGAAGACGCCATCGAGGTCGCAACCGAGATGGCCCGGCAAAACAAGGCGGAGTTGTTCATCCATGGCCGTGACGGCCAGATTCGCGCGCGCAATTCGTTCGGCCACGATCCCCGGTCGATCCGGGGCTGA
- a CDS encoding hydroxyquinol 1,2-dioxygenase, with protein sequence MSKNLTQRLVLAVALVAAAAGAQASVVSARDPYTDGARAVQGARDVYTEGARSVQDQRSPYYDGAHTVAGLDRTGVSAPPARSADPYLDGARSVQDQRSPYYDGARTLDPYYEGARVVAGMDRTGVSAEPSRSVDPYLDGAYA encoded by the coding sequence ATGTCCAAGAATCTGACCCAACGCCTTGTCCTCGCTGTTGCCCTGGTTGCCGCTGCTGCCGGCGCACAGGCCTCTGTTGTCAGCGCCCGCGACCCGTACACCGACGGCGCCCGTGCCGTGCAGGGTGCGCGCGATGTGTACACCGAAGGCGCCCGCTCGGTGCAGGATCAGCGCAGCCCCTACTACGACGGCGCCCACACGGTAGCTGGCCTGGATCGCACTGGCGTGTCGGCCCCGCCGGCCCGTTCGGCCGACCCGTACCTGGACGGCGCGCGCTCGGTGCAGGACCAGCGCAGCCCCTACTACGACGGCGCCCGCACGCTTGACCCGTACTACGAAGGTGCACGCGTGGTGGCCGGCATGGATCGCACCGGCGTCTCGGCCGAACCGTCGCGCAGCGTCGATCCGTACCTGGATGGCGCCTACGCCTGA
- a CDS encoding BON domain-containing protein — translation MNRGSRQGGDQDDRYQDDRYQDDRRGAPRDYGGDPRQMERTRYTGQAGWGIGHGYPGEAADREDGSGAYRHGGMPGEHRWRGGYGAARGSGVDSRALPGAYGDGPGGSERSGAQGHRQQASPKGYTRSDDRIREDLCERLAHAGRLDVREVEVTVSEGWVTLSGTVPARPQKYRIEDIAASVYGVKDVENRIRVLPGSGDTRWAAQSSEPGLTGQLGRAGQTASQNVGEGAGQSVDAGTSAGRDPA, via the coding sequence ATGAACCGAGGCAGCAGACAAGGCGGGGATCAGGACGACCGATATCAGGACGACCGATATCAGGACGACCGGCGCGGCGCACCGCGCGACTACGGCGGCGATCCACGCCAGATGGAACGTACGCGCTACACGGGGCAGGCCGGCTGGGGCATCGGGCATGGCTACCCCGGCGAGGCGGCGGATCGCGAGGACGGCAGTGGCGCCTATCGGCATGGCGGCATGCCAGGCGAGCATCGCTGGCGCGGCGGCTACGGAGCAGCGCGCGGCAGCGGCGTAGATTCCCGGGCGCTGCCCGGCGCATATGGCGACGGCCCGGGCGGCTCGGAAAGGTCCGGCGCCCAAGGGCATCGACAGCAGGCAAGTCCCAAGGGCTATACACGTTCGGATGACCGCATCCGCGAAGACCTGTGCGAGCGGTTGGCCCATGCGGGGCGGCTCGACGTGCGGGAGGTGGAGGTGACGGTATCCGAAGGATGGGTCACGTTGTCCGGGACGGTGCCGGCGCGGCCGCAGAAGTACCGCATCGAGGATATCGCCGCATCGGTCTACGGCGTCAAGGATGTGGAAAACCGCATCCGGGTGCTGCCAGGCAGCGGCGATACGCGCTGGGCGGCTCAGTCGAGCGAACCCGGCCTGACCGGCCAGCTGGGCCGCGCCGGCCAGACCGCGAGCCAGAACGTGGGCGAGGGCGCTGGTCAGTCCGTGGATGCGGGCACCAGCGCCGGCCGGGATCCGGCATAG
- a CDS encoding thioredoxin family protein yields the protein MRNVLRAMLAAIGIAAIYTFGSGAIAESPKVGDQGSAPEFVGINNWLNAEPLTMQQLRGKVVLVDFWTYACGNCVNTLPYVKQWYDKYKDQGLVVVGVHTPEFPFEKSTDNVKAALKRYDIRYPVAQDNMYGTWSAYRNQYWPALYLVDANGRIVYQHYGEGRYKETEAAIQKLLAERKAAQPQ from the coding sequence ATGCGTAACGTACTTCGCGCCATGCTTGCCGCCATCGGCATCGCGGCCATCTATACCTTCGGCAGCGGCGCCATCGCCGAAAGTCCAAAGGTTGGCGACCAGGGCTCCGCGCCCGAATTCGTGGGGATCAACAACTGGCTGAATGCCGAGCCGCTCACGATGCAGCAACTGCGCGGCAAGGTGGTGCTGGTCGACTTCTGGACATACGCCTGCGGCAACTGCGTGAACACGCTGCCGTATGTGAAACAGTGGTACGACAAGTACAAGGACCAGGGGCTGGTGGTGGTGGGCGTGCACACGCCGGAATTCCCGTTCGAGAAATCGACGGACAACGTCAAGGCGGCGCTCAAGCGCTACGACATCCGCTATCCGGTGGCGCAGGACAACATGTACGGCACGTGGTCCGCCTATCGCAACCAGTACTGGCCCGCGCTGTACCTGGTCGATGCCAACGGCCGCATCGTGTACCAGCACTACGGCGAAGGGCGCTACAAGGAAACCGAGGCGGCGATCCAGAAGCTGCTGGCGGAACGCAAGGCGGCGCAGCCGCAATGA